A single region of the Pseudomonas sp. GGS8 genome encodes:
- a CDS encoding carbohydrate ABC transporter permease, with protein sequence MSSVAVFSKASPFDALQRWLPKLVLAPSMFIVLVGFYGYILWTFVLSFTTSTFLPTYKWAGLAQYQRLFDNDRWWVASKNLALFGGMFIGITLVIGVLLAVFLDQRIRREGFIRTIYLYPMALSMIVTGTAWKWLLNPGMGLDKLLRDWGWEGFRLDWLIDPDRVVYCLVIAAVWQASGFIMAMFLAGLRGVDQSIIRAAQIDGASMPRIYLKVVLPSLRPVFFSAVMILAHIAIKSFDLVAAMTAGGPGYSSDLPAMFMYSFTFSRGQMGMGSASAILMLGAILAIIVPYLYSELRAKRHD encoded by the coding sequence GCTCCCCAAGCTGGTGCTGGCGCCGAGCATGTTCATTGTTTTGGTGGGGTTCTATGGCTATATCCTGTGGACCTTCGTCCTGTCGTTCACCACTTCGACTTTCCTGCCGACTTACAAATGGGCGGGTCTGGCGCAGTACCAGCGGCTGTTCGACAACGATCGTTGGTGGGTAGCGAGCAAGAACCTGGCGCTTTTCGGCGGCATGTTCATTGGCATCACCCTGGTGATCGGTGTGTTGCTGGCGGTGTTTCTTGATCAGCGCATTCGTCGTGAAGGTTTCATTCGCACCATTTACCTGTACCCGATGGCGCTTTCGATGATCGTCACCGGTACCGCCTGGAAGTGGCTGCTCAACCCGGGCATGGGCCTGGACAAATTGCTGCGTGACTGGGGCTGGGAAGGCTTTCGCCTGGACTGGTTGATCGATCCGGATCGCGTTGTGTACTGCCTGGTGATCGCGGCGGTATGGCAAGCCTCGGGCTTTATCATGGCGATGTTCCTCGCCGGTCTGCGAGGCGTTGATCAATCGATCATCCGTGCTGCCCAGATCGATGGTGCGAGCATGCCGCGCATCTACCTGAAAGTGGTGTTGCCGAGCCTGCGCCCGGTGTTCTTCAGTGCAGTGATGATCCTGGCCCACATCGCTATCAAGAGTTTCGACCTGGTGGCGGCAATGACCGCCGGTGGCCCGGGTTATTCCTCCGATCTGCCTGCGATGTTCATGTATTCCTTCACCTTCAGTCGCGGCCAGATGGGCATGGGCTCGGCCAGTGCGATTCTGATGCTCGGTGCGATTCTCGCGATCATCGTGCCTTACCTGTACTCCGAGCTGAGGGCCAAACGTCATGACTAG